One genomic segment of Helianthus annuus cultivar XRQ/B chromosome 14, HanXRQr2.0-SUNRISE, whole genome shotgun sequence includes these proteins:
- the LOC118486802 gene encoding translation initiation factor IF-1, chloroplastic-like yields MAACTIFGGSSYCCSAPPLVFFCRTPTPTPPLKKKQTSSFSANPRGGRVVLAKASSSDSSEQKWVAKGLITESLPNGMFWVRLENGDVVLGYISGKIRRNSIRMLPGDKVKIEVSRYDSTRGRIVYRIGNRDSSSSPS; encoded by the coding sequence ATGGCGGCTTGTACGATATTCGGAGGATCATCTTATTGTTGTTCTGCTCCTCCGTTGGTTTTCTTCTGCAGGACTCCGACTCCGACTCCTCCACTGAAGAAGAAGCAGACTTCTTCCTTTTCTGCAAACCCTAGAGGTGGCAGAGTGGTTTTGGCTAAAGCATCCTCCTCCGATTCGAGCGAGCAAAAGTGGGTGGCGAAAGGGCTGATTACGGAATCCCTTCCGAATGGGATGTTTTGGGTTCGTTTAGAAAACGGCGACGTGGTTCTGGGCTACATCTCTGGCAAAATCCGACGCAATTCCATAAGGATGCTCCCAGGGGACAAAGTTAAAATTGAAGTTAGTCGATATGATTCTACCAGGGGCCGTATCGTTTATAGAATTGGCAACAgagattcttcttcttctccttccTAA